One region of Candidatus Brocadia sp. genomic DNA includes:
- a CDS encoding multidrug efflux SMR transporter, producing MSWVYLILAILLEVSGTTCMKLSQGFTKLLPSVLLFILYGFSFTSFSFALKKLDVSVAYAVWSGLGTTLITIVGITWFREPLNFLKIISIGLIILGVIGLRLSGGIQ from the coding sequence ATGAGTTGGGTTTATCTGATCTTAGCAATACTTTTAGAAGTCTCAGGTACCACATGCATGAAATTATCCCAGGGTTTCACGAAACTATTGCCATCGGTATTGCTCTTTATCCTCTATGGATTTAGTTTTACTTCGTTTTCCTTTGCCCTCAAAAAGCTTGATGTAAGCGTTGCCTATGCGGTATGGTCGGGGCTGGGAACGACCCTTATAACAATAGTGGGAATTACGTGGTTTAGGGAGCCGTTAAATTTCTTAAAGATAATTTCGATTGGACTGATTATACTAGGCGTGATTGGTTTGCGTTTGAGCGGGGGAATACAGTAA
- a CDS encoding type II toxin-antitoxin system RelE/ParE family toxin has product MYKITFLPDAEDSFKNLDKPVQIRIAQKIDWLAENADKVIHHPLKSLPDDLRGLCKVRVGDYRIIYWVYNDAKHIKIYEIEHRGRGYRSIKS; this is encoded by the coding sequence ATGTATAAAATAACATTCTTACCTGATGCTGAGGATTCTTTTAAAAATCTCGATAAACCTGTCCAAATAAGAATTGCCCAAAAGATTGATTGGCTTGCTGAAAATGCCGACAAAGTAATTCATCATCCCCTTAAATCTCTACCCGATGATTTACGCGGACTTTGCAAAGTTAGGGTTGGAGATTATCGTATAATTTACTGGGTCTATAACGATGCAAAGCATATAAAGATTTACGAAATTGAACATAGGGGTAGAGGCTATCGTTCTATAAAAAGTTGA
- a CDS encoding addiction module antitoxin — protein sequence MQKKLTITIDEEVYEGLHKTIGPRKISKFVEELVRPHVVRPNLELAYSQMSKDKKREAKALDWAETTFKDITHEKR from the coding sequence ATGCAAAAAAAGTTGACAATAACCATAGATGAGGAAGTTTATGAAGGTCTTCATAAGACCATAGGCCCCCGCAAGATTAGCAAATTTGTTGAGGAATTAGTTCGTCCGCACGTAGTTCGTCCAAATCTGGAATTGGCATACTCCCAAATGTCAAAAGACAAAAAGAGAGAGGCAAAAGCCTTGGATTGGGCTGAAACAACTTTTAAGGACATAACCCATGAAAAGAGGTGA